The Bacteroides ovatus genomic interval AGTAAGCTCCTACAAAAAACAGGATCACAAACATGAAATAATAGCTCATCTGAATGTGATTCGACTGAATCTGAAGGGCGATGAACAGGGCCGTAACGATTCCGCCCAACAGGTATTTCTTCCGGTAAGCCAGAACGACACCTGCAATCGTAGGTGGTATATAAGCCAATGTCACAAACTTCCAAATATGCCCTGCCGGTATCAGAATGAAGAAATAGGAAGAGAATGCCCATATCACTCCGCCTAATCCTGCCAGCCAGGCCGATATTCCAAACGCCCGCAAGAGGATATAGAATCCCAGCATCATGATAAAAGTCAGCACTACATAATCCGGGAGAAAGAGGCGATAAACCTTCTCCACCCCTTTCAGGGACGTTGTCGAGTCGTAACTCGGAGACATCTGATAAGTAGGCATACCTCCAAAAATCGAGTTTGTCCAGCGCGTACGTTCTCCGGTACGCTCGAGATACTCTTTCGATTCTTGTCCTGCACCGACTCCGGCAGCCGTGTCATGCTGAAACAAGATACGACCTTCGATATCAGCCGGAAAAAAATAGGCGAAAGAAAGAATGATAAAAGCCAGAATGGCTATTAAGTCAGGAAGAAACTTTTTCATTTACGATGACACGATTTACTATTTACGATTGAAGTTTGAATATAAAAATAAATACGACCGGACAATCTAACATTTACAATTGATAACAGTGGAATATCGATCTCCCTTATTTATCAATCGTAAATGGTAAATCGTCTAATCGTAAATCAAATTAGTATCTATAATGATCTGCTTTATAAGGTCCATCCACCGATACACCAATATAAGCGGCCTGTTCGGGAGTCAGCTTAGTCAGTTTCACACCGATCTTTTCAAGATGCAGGCGAGCCACTTCCTCGTCCAGATGCTTCGGCAAGCGATATACATTGATATCATATTTCTTGTTGAACAGTTCTATCTGCGCCAATGTCTGATTGGTAAATGAATTACTCATCACGAATGACGGGTGTCCTGTTGCACATCCCAGATTTACCAGACGACCGTCGGCCAACAAGATAATGCTATGTCCATCCGGGAAATAATAACGGTCTACTTGTGGTTTGATGTTCACACATTTGATGCCCGGATAATGTTTCAAAGCATCTACCTGAATTTCATTATCGAAATGGCCGATGTTGCAAACGATAGCCTGGTCTTTCATTTTCTCCATGTGGTCGATACGGATAATATCGATATTACCTGTCGTAGTCACAAAGATGTTACCTTCCAGACAAGCCTCTTCCATCGTCACTACTTCGAAACCTTCCATTGCAGCCTGCAGTGCACAGATCGGGTCTACCTCCGTCACGAGCACCCGCGCTCCATAAGAACGCATGGAGTGAGAACAGCCTTTACCCACATCACCATAACCGCATACCACTACTACTTTTCCGGCAATCATCACATCTGTTGCACGCTTGATTCCGTCGGCCAACGATTCGCGGCAACCGTACAGATTATCAAACTTAGATTTCGTTACCGAGTCGTTTACATTGAATGCCGGGAACAGCAATTTGCCTTCTTCCTGCATCTGATACAAACGGTGTACGCCTGTCGTAGTCTCTTCAGATACGCCACGCACTTCTTCCGCTACGCGATGCCAGCGAGTACTGTCTTCTGCCAACACTTTCTTCAAGATAGCATTCAGTTCTATTTCATCCTCCGCGTGTACTTCCTTATCCAATACGGCAGCATTATTTTCAGCATCATAACCCACGTGGATCATCATTGTCGCGTCACCACCATCATCTACAATCACATTCGGTCCCTTGCCGCCGTCAAAGCTCAATGCCTGCAACGTGCACCACCAATAATCGGCAAGAGTCTCGCCCTTCCATGCAAATACCGGTACACCGGCAGCAGCTATCGCAGCAGCAGCATGATCCTGCGTTGAATATATATTACAAGAGCACCAACGTACTTCAGCTCCTAAAGCCACTAATGTTTCAATCAGCACAGCCGTTTGAATGGTCATGTGCAACGACCCCATAATGCGGGCACCTTTTAACGGTTTGGATTCTCCATACTTTTCGCGAAGAGCCATCAGGCCGGGCATTTCTTTTTCTGCCAAATCGATTTCCTTGCGTCCGAAATCAGCAAGTGTAATATCTGCCACCTTATAGGGCAGAGTAGAGAATAATTCTGTAGACATATTGTAAATCATTTATATATAATGGATGCAAAGATAGAACATTCTGATTAGTAGGGCAAAAGCTATCCGTTTTTTTTATATTATAATAACTAGGGAGGCTGTCAGCATCTCGGAATATTGTTTTATATTTGCAACAGATAAAACAACTTCTACAACATTCTAATGAATAATAACGAATCTTCTATGAGAAATTACGAAAACAAAACAAAGGAAGATCTTTTGGAAATAATCGAACAATTAGAGAAGAAAATAGATTTTCTTTCCTCTCATTCTTCTTCTGATTCTTCCTCTCCTTCCAAAGAACGTTTTCGTGATAAATATAGTACCCGGATACTGGATGCTCTTCCTGACATGCTCACCGTCTTCGACCATGACGCCAATATCATAGAGCTTGCTTCTTCTCCGGCAACTAATCACGTAGAAGGTATCAGCCCCAACAATATCACTACCACTAACGTAAAAGACATTCTGCCCAAAGAAGCTTATGAAAGTGTCCGCAAGAATATGGATAAGGTGATTCTCACAGGAGAAAGTTCAACAGCCAGACACGATCTTATGTTGGATGGTGTTTTACATCACTACGAAAACCGTATCTTTCCTTTGGATAAAGAGTATCTGTTGTGTATGTGCCGTGATATATCCCAACAATGGGAGGCGGAACAGACGAATGCCCAGCAACAGAAAGAACTAAAGGCTGCCAGAATCAAAGTGGAAGAGTCGGACCGGCTGAAATCTGCTTTTCTGGCAAACATGAGTCATGAAATACGTACCCCACTCAATGCCATTGTAGGATTCTCCAAACTAATCACTTACGCAACATCTGCAGAAGAGAAGAATCAATATTCGGAAATCATCGAACGAAATTCGGAAATGCTGCTGAATCTATTCAATGATATTCTGGATCTAGCATCACTTGAAGCTGATTCTCTAAAATTCAATATCCGCCCGATCAAATTAATAGATATCTGCCTGCAGCTGGAACAACAATTCTGTCATAAGACGCAAAACGGTGTCAAACTTATTTTGGACGACGTAAATACGGACATGTATACTTCGGGAGACTGGAATCGCATCATACAAATTATAAGTAACTTGCTTAGTAACGCTACGAAGTTTACCCCGAAAGGAGAAATTCATTTCGGCTATCGGGAAAAGGAGGATTTTGTAGAGTTCTACGTTAAAGATAGCGGCATCGGCATTCCGGCAGCAAGAATTGCCACAATTTTCCGGCGCTTTGGAAAGGTCAACGATTTTGTTCAGGGAACAGGATTGGGATTAACTCTTTGCAGAATGTTAGTAGAGAAGATGGGTGGACGTATCTGGTTGCGCTCTCAGGAAGGCCAGGGAAGCAGATTCTATTTTACCCTGCCTTTGGTTCGTCAATAAAGATCGATTAAGGACACAAATATCAGTGTCCGGGCATGACCTTACAGGACTTTTACAATTAAATATAGATATACAGAAAACGCGGCTTGTTGGTAACAAAACCGCGTTTTCCGCATATATCTATGTTTGAAATATATTTATTTATTCCTTAGCAGCCGGAGCACTAAGCATTTCTTTATATTTCACCGGATCATTCAGAATTTTCATCGCTTCCTTCAAACCGTCATCATCCTTCAACTGCTGGATGATATTACCACGTTGGTAATAGTAACGCTTGATAATTTCAGTAGCAATCATCTTCTTTATATCAGATGAGAAATAATCCAAGTCGCGATCAAGATCATGGTTCAACTTCTTTTCAAGTGCTTTGAACTCCTCTGAAGCATCATCCATATACCCTTCAAACTCGGCAGCTTCTTTCAACGTTTTCAGAATTTTCTCGCTTTGCTGGTCATATTTGAAGTCGGCTTTCTTCACCAACGCTTTAAAATCATTATAATCGGCATCTGTCACCTCAAACTCCTCCGGAGCAACGATGGTAGGATGTTTCAAACAATACTGCGTTGCATAATCGAAAATCAGATTATCGCGTACCAGATAGAAGAGGATATTCGGTAATTTCTCCTGTTTGATAACAATATCCGGCATTACACCACCTCCGTCGCGTACTTCACGTCCGGCAGCCGTATGGAATACCTTAGTCAAACTATCAGGAATGGTTCCTACACTTCCATCTTCATTACGATGCTTGTAGTCAATAGCCTGTACACAACGGCCACTTGGAATATAATATTTAGAGGTAGTCACTTTCATCGTTCCGCCATAAGGCAAAGAGCGGGGAACCTGTACCAGTCCTTTTCCGAAGGTACGGTTACCAACTATAACGGCACGGTCGAGATCCTGCAGAGAACCTGATAAGATTTCGGAAGCAGAAGCGGTTCCACTATTTACCAATACCGCAATCGGAATATCCAAGTCCAACGGCTCGCGCAATGTCTTATAAGTGTTACTAGCTTGTTTGATTTTCCCTTTGGTCGTTACAATCACCTTTCCACGCGGCAAGAAATAATTCGCAATTTCTACTGCTTCATCCAGCAATCCACCGCCATTACTACGGAGGTCTATCACCAACGAAGTAGCTCCCTGTTTCTTCAAATCCAGAAATGCTTTCTTAAACTCTTTGGAAGGGTTGCCGGAAAAAGTGCTAAGGCTAATGTAACCTACATTATTATCCAATACGGCAGTATAAGGAATCGCCGGATTCTGAATAGACTCACGTACAATCGTGAACTCCATCGGCGTACGTCCACCTTTCTCATTCGGGCGCTCAATCTTTAGCTTAAAACTGGTACCTGCCTGTCCGCGTAACATCTGGCTGACTTCCGCATTATTCTTACCGGCAAGATCCTGTCCGTCAATCTCCATCAGTATATCTCCCGCTTTCAGACCGGCTTTTGCAGCAGGCGTTCCCTCAAAAGGTTCAGAAATCATCGAACGTTTTAGTTTCGTATTATAAGCAATGTAAGAACCCATCCCACCAAATGATCCTTTAATCATCTGCTCCAGTTCACTCTGATCTTCTTCCGGGAAATATTCCGTATAAGGATCCAGCGTATAAAGCATATTATCGATTCCTTCCCGAATCGTTTTATTCGGATCAATGGTATCTACATAGAACATATCCAGTTCTTTCACAATCGCATTAAATATATCCAGATTCTTTGCAATCTGGAAATTACGGTCGTCTCCACTCTTGAAACTAAAGAAAGCAACTGTGGCTATCACCGCTACTGCAACAATAGCTATCTGCCTGTTCAGCAATTTTTTCATACCTCTTTCAATCTAAATGAGTCGTAAAAGTAGCTCAATCCTTTGTTATTCCGCCAGAATCCTGTTAATATTTAACTTAATTTCATCCCAGCGTTCCTGTGGTATCGTTGTTCCGATTACCTGAATAACATTTCCCGAGAGAATAGAACCTATTTTTGCACATTTATCCAACGAATATCCGCAAGTCAATCCGTATAAGAATCCGGAAGCAAAATAATCACCGGCACCGGTAGTATCTACCACTTTTTGAACCGAAATGGCCGAAACCTTTATTTCTTCTGTCCCTTTGCGGATATAAGAACCCTTTGCCCCGACTTTTACGATAGCAATACTGCATTTCTTGGCAATCACTCTCAAAGCTTCCTCCGGCTCCTTGCCGGTAAAGGCTTTCGCTTCCTCTTCGTTTGCAAAGACAATGTCGACATATTTGTTTATTAACAAGGTGAAGAATTCCAGATCATTAGCCACAATGTTATAACTAGCCATATCGAGACAAATCTGCAAACCGGCTTCTTTAGCCAGTTCAATGGCGTGAAGAATCATTTCGTGGTCCTGAACAAGATAGCCTTCTATAAATAGGTACGCGTAACCTTTAAACATATCCAAGGTCAGTTCCTCTGCTCTCAAAGAAGCCGCTGCTCCCAGATAGGTTCCGAAAGTGCGCTCTCCATCCGGTGAAATAAAAGTGGATGCCACACCGGAAGGCAGTCGATCCGAGGTCAATAATTTGTCTTCAATCTTATTTTTCTGCAGATTTTCACGAAAAAATTCTCCATAATTATCATTTCCCACTTTTCCGATAAACCCTGTTCCAGCACCCAAACAAGCCAGTCCGAGGATGGCATTTCCTGCTGATCCGCCTGTTGCCAAGTGAGTTTTCATCTGTGAAAATTTTGTGTTAATCTGCTGTAACTTAGCGTCATCGATGAGCTGCATGCTTCCTTTGGGTAAACCCATTTCATCCAAAAGAGTATCATCCTTCAGGGTTGCGAGTACGTCTACCAGGGCGTTGCCCAATCCTATTATTTTGTCCATTCCTAATATTTTTTTTGCAAAGATATTGCATATTTCAAAAAAACCTAGTACTTTTGCATCGCAATTGAGAAAAACATTCTTCCTTAGCTCAGTCGGTTAGAGCATCTGACTGTTAATCAGAGGGTCCTTGGTTCAAGTCCAAGAGGAAGAGCAAAGTTGAAAATCTTGATTGCAAACATTCTTCCTTAGCTCAGTCGGTTAGAGCATCTGACTGTTAATCAGAGGGTCCTTGGTTCAAGTCCAAGAGGAAGAGCAAAAAAGAAGCCACCTAGAAGGGTGGCTTTTCTATTTATTCACCTTTCTTATCATCCAAAGGACTAATAATATATCTTGTGGGATTTGGCTCAGAACAACCATATCTCTAAAAGTAGGTACATCATATCGGTACAAAAAGGAATTAAATAGTGATTAACCGGTGTGGTATTGAATCACAACAGAATCGAATAAATTCTCTTATTGGATATTTATTTTCCATTTTTCCATGTCCCCCTTCATCTTTTCTCTGTCTCTCCGATAAACAAGGAATTTGCGGGTGAAGGGTAACAACTTCACCATCTCTTCTCCTGTAGCGATTAGTTTCAAAAATTGTTTTAAGGCTTGAAACAATCCGTTTCACACCGAGAAACATCTAGTTTCAAATAGGGTTGAAACTAATTACAAAATAGCTTTACTAATCTTGCTCAATGGTGGAATCTGAAAGTAGCAATTTGACTTGATTCACGATGAAGAGAAGGTGAAGGGGCGGCTATTCACCTGCAAACTCCTTGTTTATCGGCAATACAGAAGAAAAGTAAAGGAGCTGGAAGAATTGAACATGTTATAGAAAAGAGCATCGAATTGTTCAAAACCCATATGGAATGAGTCGAATCGTCTATTCATAGGAAATGATTTTAATTGGGCATTTCTATTTATCCGTTTGCCTATCCAGATTCGTTCCACTTGCTATTTTTATTTCGTTCCACTATAGTGTTCTTTACGGGAAACTATAGTAGAACGTAAGGGACACTATAGTTACTTTTGCGTTCCATTATAGTGGGACGAAGTAAAAGTAGCTAATTGAGATAATCTGACTAGGCAATAAAGATAATTTGTTTGGGCAATTAAAAAAGTCTTATTGGCACACCTAACGGAGATACGGTGGCGAGGCATGCATCCGTTTAGCTCAAAACTGTGCAGGAACGAACTTTTTTGGTATAGGCTGCCCTGAAGCACATTACCCAAACTTTTAAACTGTTCCCCGATTTTTCGGACTAATCTAAAATTTATCCCCGCTGATTTGCTACTACTCCAAAGACAGCGGTTCAGTTTGAAAACGGCGGCTTAGTCTGAATATTGGGGATTTGGGGATCAGTTTGAGAACAAAGACGAAAGAATAAGGGGAACCTCCCGGATAAATCCATTAGTCCCCCTCTGATACTGGTCGTACCTCATCGTTTCTTGATAAAGGCAAGTAGTTACACATAAATGTAATGTTTTCGACCTTTTAGCCGTCAGACACCACTCTGTCCCATTTGACTTGCCTTTAAAGTTTAAATAACATTAAATCTTGGCGAAAAATAGCAAACCACAACCAACTGGCTGCTATGGATTCGCCGTGACACTTCATTTGTTTAATGAAAAAATAGACGAGGCAGTCCTACCGTTTGGATATAAACCACCTCGTCTTGGGGTCTTAGCCGAACCTGTTTATTTCTCTATCTTCATTCATTTCAAATCGGTTTATATACATGAAAGAAGGAAAGAATACCATAAGAGATGTCCAGCCAGAGATTTCTTGATTGTATGGCAATGCAGCCAAGAGGGGGATTCTCAAGCAAATCACACGATTGCTTTGAGGAGAAAGCGGGCATATCTTTTTTGTTCTTTCCATTTATAACAAATGATGGTTTGCGCCCTATTACAAACCCTATATATACAAAAAAAGCGGTAGGGCATTTGCCTATCCGCAAGCGAGGGAGTCGAAGCCCTATGTGCACAAACAGGAAACACCCCCCGCATATCGCAAGGAGCATTTTACTGTTTCATGTGCACATTTGAATTTTCGACTTTTCGCTTGCACAGAAATCAGCTAAACGCTTTTTTTCTTCAAAAACATAAAAACATGTCGATCTACGACAGTGCAAATATAAGAAATTATTAATTCATTCGGTTCTCAATCTCGTTTTTTTTATAAAAAGTCATCTTTGAGAAGCCCTTTATACATTCTTGAAACAAATTTAAGCCGTTGCCAACGTCAATATACTAATCCGTATTCCTTCCACATTCACTAGGCAGGAAGCACATGCCAGAGTAGTAGAACCAGTGGTCAACACATCATCAACTATCAGTATGTGTTTCCCTGCAAGTGTTTCGGGATGCTGAAGCTCGAAGATACCTTCCACATTATCCCGACGTTCAAACACAGATTTACGCGTTTGCGTTTCCGTATTTTTCTTACGTAATATTGATTCTGTATCGATGGGGATTCCTGTTACAGCAGCAATACCACGGGCAATCCACTCACTCTGATTATAACCACGGATTTGCTGTTTTTTCTTATGAAGCGGTATGGGGATTATCACATCAATTCCCTGAAAAAAATTGGAAGACAAAAGTTCGGCAGCCATATACCGCCCCATAATTGCACCTATTTCCTTTTGTCCACCATATTTCAACCGATGAAGAATCAACCGGAAGTCGCTTCCTTTCTC includes:
- a CDS encoding PAS domain-containing protein, coding for MRNYENKTKEDLLEIIEQLEKKIDFLSSHSSSDSSSPSKERFRDKYSTRILDALPDMLTVFDHDANIIELASSPATNHVEGISPNNITTTNVKDILPKEAYESVRKNMDKVILTGESSTARHDLMLDGVLHHYENRIFPLDKEYLLCMCRDISQQWEAEQTNAQQQKELKAARIKVEESDRLKSAFLANMSHEIRTPLNAIVGFSKLITYATSAEEKNQYSEIIERNSEMLLNLFNDILDLASLEADSLKFNIRPIKLIDICLQLEQQFCHKTQNGVKLILDDVNTDMYTSGDWNRIIQIISNLLSNATKFTPKGEIHFGYREKEDFVEFYVKDSGIGIPAARIATIFRRFGKVNDFVQGTGLGLTLCRMLVEKMGGRIWLRSQEGQGSRFYFTLPLVRQ
- a CDS encoding ComF family protein, whose product is MKHTLLIKDWLSSFLSLLFPHCCVVCGRPLAKGEECICTVCNINLPRTNYHLRKDNPVERLFWGQIPLERATSFFFYEKGSDFRLILHRLKYGGQKEIGAIMGRYMAAELLSSNFFQGIDVIIPIPLHKKKQQIRGYNQSEWIARGIAAVTGIPIDTESILRKKNTETQTRKSVFERRDNVEGIFELQHPETLAGKHILIVDDVLTTGSTTLACASCLVNVEGIRISILTLATA
- a CDS encoding adenosine kinase; the encoded protein is MDKIIGLGNALVDVLATLKDDTLLDEMGLPKGSMQLIDDAKLQQINTKFSQMKTHLATGGSAGNAILGLACLGAGTGFIGKVGNDNYGEFFRENLQKNKIEDKLLTSDRLPSGVASTFISPDGERTFGTYLGAAASLRAEELTLDMFKGYAYLFIEGYLVQDHEMILHAIELAKEAGLQICLDMASYNIVANDLEFFTLLINKYVDIVFANEEEAKAFTGKEPEEALRVIAKKCSIAIVKVGAKGSYIRKGTEEIKVSAISVQKVVDTTGAGDYFASGFLYGLTCGYSLDKCAKIGSILSGNVIQVIGTTIPQERWDEIKLNINRILAE
- the ahcY gene encoding adenosylhomocysteinase, with the protein product MSTELFSTLPYKVADITLADFGRKEIDLAEKEMPGLMALREKYGESKPLKGARIMGSLHMTIQTAVLIETLVALGAEVRWCSCNIYSTQDHAAAAIAAAGVPVFAWKGETLADYWWCTLQALSFDGGKGPNVIVDDGGDATMMIHVGYDAENNAAVLDKEVHAEDEIELNAILKKVLAEDSTRWHRVAEEVRGVSEETTTGVHRLYQMQEEGKLLFPAFNVNDSVTKSKFDNLYGCRESLADGIKRATDVMIAGKVVVVCGYGDVGKGCSHSMRSYGARVLVTEVDPICALQAAMEGFEVVTMEEACLEGNIFVTTTGNIDIIRIDHMEKMKDQAIVCNIGHFDNEIQVDALKHYPGIKCVNIKPQVDRYYFPDGHSIILLADGRLVNLGCATGHPSFVMSNSFTNQTLAQIELFNKKYDINVYRLPKHLDEEVARLHLEKIGVKLTKLTPEQAAYIGVSVDGPYKADHYRY
- a CDS encoding S41 family peptidase, whose translation is MKKLLNRQIAIVAVAVIATVAFFSFKSGDDRNFQIAKNLDIFNAIVKELDMFYVDTIDPNKTIREGIDNMLYTLDPYTEYFPEEDQSELEQMIKGSFGGMGSYIAYNTKLKRSMISEPFEGTPAAKAGLKAGDILMEIDGQDLAGKNNAEVSQMLRGQAGTSFKLKIERPNEKGGRTPMEFTIVRESIQNPAIPYTAVLDNNVGYISLSTFSGNPSKEFKKAFLDLKKQGATSLVIDLRSNGGGLLDEAVEIANYFLPRGKVIVTTKGKIKQASNTYKTLREPLDLDIPIAVLVNSGTASASEILSGSLQDLDRAVIVGNRTFGKGLVQVPRSLPYGGTMKVTTSKYYIPSGRCVQAIDYKHRNEDGSVGTIPDSLTKVFHTAAGREVRDGGGVMPDIVIKQEKLPNILFYLVRDNLIFDYATQYCLKHPTIVAPEEFEVTDADYNDFKALVKKADFKYDQQSEKILKTLKEAAEFEGYMDDASEEFKALEKKLNHDLDRDLDYFSSDIKKMIATEIIKRYYYQRGNIIQQLKDDDGLKEAMKILNDPVKYKEMLSAPAAKE